The following coding sequences lie in one Deltaproteobacteria bacterium genomic window:
- a CDS encoding J domain-containing protein, with the protein MSLGKRLLDLARANLTDFRHALSRDDERELLDAEHEERARARAAEEERAASEAAEGEDAETIGARAGRGARRFKDAAEEAWERAFEAARARAGVRGGPPSDPAGDRRRWYRTLELEPGADLKEVRRAYRRLMKQYHPDRFANDPEKLKVATEVTRKLTEAYNGLVQLLGG; encoded by the coding sequence ATGAGCCTCGGCAAACGACTGCTCGACCTCGCGCGAGCCAACCTCACCGACTTCCGCCACGCGCTCAGCCGCGACGACGAGCGCGAGCTGCTCGACGCGGAGCACGAAGAGCGAGCCCGTGCGCGCGCCGCCGAAGAAGAGCGTGCCGCGAGCGAGGCCGCCGAAGGCGAGGACGCGGAGACCATCGGTGCGCGTGCGGGTCGCGGCGCTCGTCGCTTCAAGGACGCGGCCGAGGAGGCGTGGGAGCGCGCGTTCGAGGCCGCACGGGCCCGTGCCGGCGTGCGTGGTGGCCCGCCGAGCGATCCCGCCGGCGATCGCCGTCGTTGGTACCGCACGCTCGAGCTCGAGCCCGGCGCCGATCTCAAGGAAGTGCGCCGCGCCTATCGCCGCCTGATGAAGCAGTACCACCCCGATCGCTTCGCCAACGACCCCGAGAAGCTGAAGGTCGCCACCGAGGTCACGCGCAAGCTGACCGAGGCCTACAACGGTCTCGTGCAGCTGCTGGGTGGCTGA
- a CDS encoding class I SAM-dependent methyltransferase yields the protein MSTGASPSGRKTKAKAKAKAKTKTKKPTQAERADRHVLYQSSVQVPEGDIAIFEQIFRSLGRRKPLTMREDFCGTAYLSTTWVKSDPKRRAVGIDLDEPTLEWGRQHNLSTLTPAQRKRITLHQADVLDGVGEKTEFTCALNFSYQVFKTRELLRRYFERVRDCLTDDGVFITELYGGTEAVIELEDERQCKGFVYVWEQASYNPITHDTLCHIHYRFPDRSRLKQAFTYDWRLWTIPELRELLQEAGFREVQVWWEGVDEDGEGSGDYQPTECEENQESWLVYIVAIK from the coding sequence ATGAGCACGGGCGCGAGCCCGAGCGGGCGCAAGACGAAGGCCAAGGCCAAGGCCAAGGCCAAGACCAAGACCAAGAAGCCGACCCAGGCCGAGCGCGCCGATCGCCACGTGCTGTACCAGAGCTCGGTGCAGGTGCCCGAGGGTGACATCGCGATCTTCGAGCAGATCTTCCGCTCGCTCGGGCGGCGCAAGCCGCTGACGATGCGCGAGGACTTCTGCGGCACCGCGTACCTCTCGACCACGTGGGTCAAGAGCGATCCCAAGCGGCGCGCGGTCGGCATCGACCTGGACGAGCCCACGCTCGAGTGGGGACGCCAGCACAACCTCTCGACGCTCACGCCCGCGCAGCGCAAGCGCATCACCCTGCACCAGGCCGACGTGCTCGACGGCGTCGGTGAGAAGACCGAGTTCACCTGCGCGCTGAACTTCAGCTACCAGGTGTTCAAGACCCGCGAGCTGCTACGCCGCTACTTCGAGCGGGTGCGCGACTGCCTGACCGACGACGGCGTGTTCATCACCGAGCTCTACGGCGGCACCGAGGCGGTCATCGAGCTCGAGGACGAGCGGCAGTGCAAGGGCTTCGTGTACGTGTGGGAGCAGGCCTCGTACAACCCGATCACCCACGACACGCTGTGTCACATCCACTATCGCTTCCCCGATCGCTCGCGTCTGAAGCAGGCCTTCACCTACGACTGGCGCCTGTGGACGATCCCCGAGCTGCGCGAGCTGCTGCAGGAAGCCGGCTTCCGCGAGGTGCAGGTGTGGTGGGAGGGCGTCGACGAGGACGGTGAGGGTTCGGGCGACTACCAGCCGACCGAGTGCGAAGAGAACCAGGAGTCCTGGTTGGTCTACATCGTCGCGATCAAGTGA
- a CDS encoding class I SAM-dependent methyltransferase produces the protein MATSKSSGSKSPASRAARIKTVRSMASRADRHLLYERSVQDPEGDTRVLARLFRRLKNRVPQHLREDFCGTATLSAHWVRDHDDRTATGVDLDAETLAWGRAHHLRGVESQVDLLERNVLDGGGRKADISCALNFSYCVFKTRDALRRYFEVARSTLADDGIFVIDCFGGWGAFRPERERRKVEDFYYEWERAHFDPLTNEVLCHIHFSFLDGSRIERAFTYDWRWWSVQELRELLFEAGFKAVHALWERTDDDGEGTGAYYEPRRVENQELWWTYVVAER, from the coding sequence ATGGCCACCTCCAAGTCCTCCGGGTCCAAGTCCCCGGCGTCGCGGGCCGCCCGCATCAAGACCGTGCGCTCGATGGCCTCGCGCGCCGATCGCCACCTCCTGTACGAGCGCTCGGTGCAGGACCCCGAGGGCGACACCCGCGTGCTCGCGCGGCTGTTCCGACGCCTGAAGAACCGCGTGCCCCAGCACCTGCGCGAGGACTTCTGTGGCACTGCCACGCTGTCGGCCCACTGGGTCCGCGACCACGACGATCGAACGGCGACCGGCGTCGATCTCGACGCCGAGACGCTGGCGTGGGGCCGCGCGCATCACCTGCGCGGGGTCGAGTCGCAGGTCGATCTGCTCGAGCGCAACGTGCTCGACGGCGGCGGGCGCAAGGCCGACATCAGCTGCGCGCTCAACTTCAGCTACTGCGTGTTCAAGACCCGCGACGCGCTGCGGCGCTACTTCGAGGTCGCCCGCTCGACGCTCGCCGACGACGGCATCTTCGTGATCGACTGCTTCGGTGGTTGGGGTGCGTTCCGGCCCGAACGCGAGCGTCGCAAGGTCGAGGACTTCTACTACGAGTGGGAGCGCGCGCACTTCGATCCGCTCACGAACGAGGTGCTGTGCCACATCCACTTCTCGTTCCTCGATGGCTCACGCATCGAACGCGCCTTCACCTACGACTGGCGCTGGTGGAGCGTGCAAGAGCTTCGCGAGCTGTTGTTCGAGGCCGGCTTCAAGGCCGTGCATGCGCTGTGGGAACGCACCGATGACGACGGCGAGGGCACAGGTGCCTACTACGAACCTCGCCGCGTGGAGAACCAGGAGCTGTGGTGGACGTACGTCGTAGCGGAAAGATGA
- a CDS encoding PilZ domain-containing protein, whose amino-acid sequence MADRDDEQGDRRRAQRVPINAEFGALPETTYVSDLSEHGVFVHTSRGLPVGTAVTLRFTVLLDDPVVLEASGRVVRRSHAPAGLGIAFTELRPEMALRLQDVITRQRPRDIIRPLEPAPAKATTSGAFRRVEAPPASGQTRVTKPPLEPPGDTKVVSAPVASGGAAADSTKVVTAPIGPELGPELGPDPDSDQDGAEPTKVATAPAADADLPRVASPYDEEAFEAHQTLVKLEAVDLEILDEDDDFDHDAGESGPRRR is encoded by the coding sequence GTGGCCGACCGGGACGACGAGCAGGGTGATCGCCGACGCGCACAGCGGGTGCCGATCAATGCCGAGTTCGGCGCGCTGCCGGAGACCACCTACGTCAGCGATCTGTCCGAGCACGGCGTGTTCGTGCACACCTCGCGGGGGCTGCCGGTCGGCACCGCGGTGACGCTGCGCTTCACGGTCTTGCTCGACGACCCCGTGGTGCTCGAAGCCAGCGGCCGCGTCGTGCGGCGCTCGCACGCGCCCGCCGGTCTCGGCATTGCGTTCACCGAGCTGCGGCCGGAGATGGCGCTGCGCCTGCAGGACGTCATCACGCGCCAGCGCCCGCGCGACATCATCCGGCCGCTCGAGCCCGCGCCCGCCAAGGCCACCACGAGCGGTGCGTTCCGCCGGGTCGAGGCGCCGCCGGCCAGCGGCCAGACGCGGGTGACCAAGCCTCCCTTGGAGCCGCCCGGCGACACCAAGGTCGTCAGCGCGCCGGTCGCCAGCGGCGGCGCAGCGGCCGACTCGACCAAGGTCGTCACCGCGCCCATCGGTCCTGAACTCGGGCCTGAGCTCGGGCCCGACCCCGATTCCGATCAGGACGGCGCCGAGCCGACCAAGGTTGCGACCGCGCCGGCCGCGGACGCCGATCTGCCCAGGGTCGCCTCGCCCTACGACGAGGAGGCCTTCGAGGCCCACCAGACCCTGGTGAAGCTCGAGGCGGTCGACCTGGAAATCCTCGACGAGGACGACGACTTCGACCACGATGCAGGGGAGAGCGGCCCTCGGCGGCGCTAG